The following coding sequences lie in one Streptomyces xiamenensis genomic window:
- a CDS encoding helix-turn-helix domain-containing protein: protein MILLRRLLGDVLRRQRQRQGRTLREVSSSARVSLGYLSEVERGQKEASSELLAAICDALELRMSELMREVSDELALAELAASAASDAVPAPMRPMLNPVRVTSVTHRPDEHVTIKAPAEAVDVVAA from the coding sequence ATGATCCTGCTCCGTCGCCTACTGGGTGACGTGCTGCGTCGGCAGCGCCAACGACAGGGCCGCACTCTGCGCGAAGTGTCCTCGTCAGCCCGGGTCTCGCTCGGTTACCTCTCCGAGGTGGAGCGCGGGCAGAAGGAAGCGTCCTCGGAGCTGCTGGCTGCCATCTGCGACGCTCTTGAGCTGCGGATGTCGGAACTGATGCGCGAGGTCAGCGATGAGCTGGCACTCGCCGAGCTGGCCGCGTCCGCGGCGAGCGACGCGGTGCCGGCCCCGATGCGCCCGATGCTCAACCCGGTCCGCGTGACCTCGGTCACGCACCGTCCGGACGAGCATGTGACGATCAAGGCGCCGGCCGAGGCCGTGGACGTCGTAGCGGCCTGA
- a CDS encoding helix-turn-helix domain-containing protein, translating into MSNGNSPAKDRPSVGRTLQQARIYARLTVDEVSSATRVRAPIIHAIEADDFSRCGGDVYARGHIRMVARAVGLDPAEVIELYADQEGAAPPPSPAAPVFEAERIRPEPRRPNWTAAMVAAIVAVIAFVGFSFLSGGGTPAGSVAKDSPSPSPTAEGGPEGADKESEPLPPADPEPDPSDEAVAGVPADKVTVMATVEGGSSWISAKDSSGRLLFEGVLSDGDSQTFVDDEQIDLVLGNAGAVQLHVNGKPLDSVGDSGQVQRLTYTKGDPEEG; encoded by the coding sequence GTGTCCAACGGCAATTCCCCCGCCAAGGACCGGCCTTCCGTCGGTCGCACCCTTCAGCAGGCCCGGATCTATGCGCGCCTGACCGTGGATGAGGTCAGTTCCGCCACTCGGGTACGGGCTCCGATCATTCATGCCATCGAGGCGGACGATTTCTCCCGCTGCGGCGGTGACGTCTACGCGCGCGGGCACATCCGGATGGTCGCGCGCGCGGTCGGGCTCGACCCGGCCGAGGTGATCGAGCTGTACGCGGATCAGGAGGGCGCCGCGCCGCCGCCGTCGCCCGCCGCGCCCGTCTTCGAGGCGGAGCGCATCCGGCCCGAGCCCCGGCGCCCCAACTGGACGGCCGCGATGGTCGCCGCGATCGTCGCGGTGATCGCCTTCGTGGGCTTCAGCTTCCTGTCCGGCGGCGGCACCCCGGCCGGTTCGGTGGCCAAGGACAGCCCTTCGCCCTCACCCACCGCCGAGGGCGGCCCGGAGGGTGCGGACAAGGAGAGCGAGCCGCTGCCGCCCGCCGACCCGGAGCCCGACCCGTCGGACGAGGCGGTGGCCGGGGTGCCGGCCGACAAGGTCACGGTGATGGCCACGGTGGAGGGCGGATCGAGCTGGATCTCCGCCAAGGACAGCAGTGGCCGACTTCTGTTCGAAGGGGTGCTGAGCGACGGCGACTCCCAGACCTTCGTGGACGACGAGCAGATCGACCTGGTGCTGGGCAACGCCGGCGCGGTGCAGCTGCATGTCAACGGGAAGCCCCTGGACAGCGTGGGCGACTCGGGTCAGGTGCAGCGGCTGACGTACACCAAGGGCGACCCCGAGGAAGGCTGA
- a CDS encoding CinA family protein, with amino-acid sequence MSDGGTAGNPAAQVLTLLAGRGQTLAVAESLTGGLVAAALTDIPGASRVFRGSVTAYATDVKRGTLGVDAALLAERGAVDAEVARQLATGVRERLGADWGVATTGVAGPDPQDGQPVGTVYVAVSPPGSGGVVAQRIQLSGDRAAIRAGSVRAVLALLREELVQTARAAGRNTEQNGEDGCLQP; translated from the coding sequence GTGAGTGACGGCGGCACGGCGGGGAACCCCGCGGCCCAGGTACTGACCCTGCTGGCCGGGCGCGGACAGACTCTCGCGGTGGCCGAATCCCTCACCGGCGGTCTGGTGGCCGCGGCGCTCACGGACATCCCCGGGGCCTCGCGGGTCTTCCGGGGCTCGGTCACCGCGTACGCCACCGATGTGAAGCGCGGGACGCTCGGCGTGGACGCCGCGCTCCTCGCGGAGCGCGGCGCGGTCGACGCCGAGGTCGCCAGACAGCTGGCCACCGGGGTGCGCGAGCGGCTCGGCGCCGACTGGGGCGTGGCCACCACCGGGGTGGCCGGTCCTGACCCGCAGGACGGTCAGCCGGTGGGCACCGTCTACGTAGCGGTTTCGCCCCCCGGATCCGGGGGAGTCGTCGCTCAGCGGATTCAGCTCAGTGGGGACCGGGCCGCGATCCGGGCCGGGAGCGTACGGGCGGTGCTCGCTCTGCTGCGCGAAGAACTCGTCCAAACCGCCCGAGCGGCGGGTCGAAACACGGAACAGAACGGAGAGGATGGATGTTTGCAGCCCTGA
- the rimO gene encoding 30S ribosomal protein S12 methylthiotransferase RimO produces the protein MSDRRTVALVTLGCARNEVDSEELAGRLAADGWDLVDDAADADVAVVNTCGFVEAAKKDSVDALLEAGDLKAAAGQGRGRTQAVVAVGCMAERYGKELAEALPEADGVLGFDDYADISERLGSILSGGGHVPHTPRDRRKLLPISPVERQGAEVALPGHGESVPADLPAGLAPASGPRAPLRRRLGDGPVASVKLASGCDRRCSFCAIPSFRGSFISRRPSDVLGEARWLAEQGVKEIMLVSENNTSYGKDLGDIRLLETLLPELAAVDGLERIRVSYLQPAEMRPGLIDVLTGTEKVAPYFDLSFQHSAPAVLRAMRRFGDTDRFLELLATIRGKAPLAGVRSNFIVGFPGETEADVAELERFLIGADLDAIGVFGYSDEDGTEAASYERKNASEVIAERLDRITQLAEQLTAQRAEDRIGEPARVLIESVAAEDGAEDGVVAVGRAAHQAPETDGQMLITGSPDAPVPGVGEFIDTEITGAEGVDLFAAPRPATVPVPAGADR, from the coding sequence ATGTCCGATCGCCGTACCGTTGCCCTGGTCACCCTTGGATGCGCCCGTAATGAGGTGGATTCGGAAGAGCTGGCGGGGCGGCTGGCCGCAGACGGCTGGGATCTGGTCGACGACGCGGCGGACGCCGACGTCGCCGTGGTCAACACCTGCGGCTTCGTCGAGGCCGCCAAGAAGGACTCGGTCGACGCGCTGCTGGAGGCCGGCGACCTGAAGGCGGCGGCCGGCCAGGGCCGGGGCCGCACCCAGGCGGTGGTGGCGGTCGGCTGTATGGCCGAGCGGTACGGCAAGGAACTGGCCGAGGCCCTGCCGGAGGCGGACGGCGTGCTCGGCTTCGACGACTACGCGGACATCTCCGAGCGGCTCGGCAGCATCCTGTCCGGCGGCGGCCACGTGCCGCACACCCCGCGCGACCGGCGCAAGCTGCTGCCGATCAGCCCCGTGGAGCGGCAGGGCGCCGAGGTGGCGCTGCCCGGGCACGGGGAGAGCGTCCCGGCGGACCTGCCGGCCGGTCTGGCGCCGGCCTCCGGGCCGCGGGCGCCGCTGCGGCGCCGGCTGGGCGACGGTCCGGTGGCGTCGGTGAAGCTGGCCTCCGGCTGCGACCGGCGCTGCTCGTTCTGCGCGATCCCGTCCTTCCGGGGCTCATTCATCTCCCGGCGGCCCTCCGACGTGCTGGGAGAGGCGCGCTGGCTGGCCGAGCAGGGCGTCAAGGAGATCATGCTGGTCTCCGAGAACAACACCTCCTACGGCAAGGACCTCGGCGACATCCGGCTGCTGGAGACCCTGCTGCCCGAACTCGCCGCCGTGGACGGCCTGGAGCGGATCCGGGTCAGCTACCTGCAGCCCGCCGAGATGCGCCCCGGACTGATCGACGTGCTGACCGGCACCGAGAAGGTCGCCCCCTACTTCGATCTCTCCTTCCAGCACTCGGCGCCCGCGGTGCTGCGTGCCATGCGGCGGTTCGGGGACACCGACCGCTTCCTCGAACTGCTCGCCACTATCCGGGGAAAGGCGCCGCTGGCCGGGGTGCGCTCCAACTTCATCGTCGGTTTCCCCGGTGAGACCGAGGCCGACGTGGCGGAACTGGAGCGCTTCCTGATCGGGGCCGACTTGGACGCGATCGGTGTCTTCGGATACTCGGACGAGGACGGCACCGAGGCGGCCTCCTACGAGCGGAAGAACGCTTCGGAGGTGATCGCCGAGCGGCTGGACCGGATCACCCAGCTGGCGGAACAGCTGACCGCGCAGCGCGCCGAGGACCGGATCGGTGAGCCGGCCCGGGTACTGATCGAGTCCGTCGCGGCCGAGGACGGCGCCGAGGACGGGGTCGTCGCGGTGGGCCGCGCCGCCCACCAGGCGCCCGAGACCGACGGCCAGATGCTGATCACCGGCTCCCCGGACGCCCCGGTGCCGGGCGTCGGGGAGTTCATCGACACCGAGATCACCGGCGCCGAGGGAGTGGACCTGTTCGCCGCACCGCGCCCGGCCACCGTCCCCGTACCCGCCGGGGCCGACAGATGA
- the pgsA gene encoding CDP-diacylglycerol--glycerol-3-phosphate 3-phosphatidyltransferase, translated as MSDVPAAAAGKGRPAGGRAAATAAGPGLWNIANVLTMIRLLLVPGFVLLMLADGGHDPVWRAWAWAAFTIAMITDLFDGELARRYNLVTDFGKIADPIADKAIMGAALICLSLLAELPWWVTAVILARELGITALRFWVIRHGVIPASRGGKAKTLAQGVAVGMYILVLPGLLATARWWVMAAAVVLTVGTALDYIRQAIVLRRAGLARERGGRRTAEREESER; from the coding sequence ATGAGCGATGTGCCGGCCGCGGCGGCCGGGAAGGGACGGCCGGCCGGCGGGCGGGCCGCGGCGACGGCGGCCGGGCCTGGACTGTGGAACATCGCCAATGTGCTGACCATGATCCGGCTGCTGCTGGTGCCCGGCTTCGTGCTGCTGATGCTCGCCGACGGGGGCCACGACCCGGTCTGGCGGGCCTGGGCGTGGGCCGCGTTCACCATCGCCATGATCACCGACCTCTTCGACGGGGAGCTGGCCAGGCGCTACAACCTGGTCACCGACTTCGGCAAGATCGCCGACCCCATCGCGGACAAGGCGATCATGGGCGCCGCGCTGATCTGTCTGTCGCTGCTGGCCGAGCTGCCCTGGTGGGTGACCGCGGTGATCCTCGCCCGTGAGCTGGGCATCACCGCACTGCGCTTCTGGGTCATCCGGCACGGGGTGATCCCGGCCAGCCGGGGCGGCAAGGCGAAGACCCTCGCCCAGGGCGTCGCGGTCGGCATGTACATCCTGGTGCTGCCCGGACTGCTGGCCACCGCCCGCTGGTGGGTGATGGCGGCGGCGGTGGTGCTCACGGTGGGCACCGCTCTCGACTACATACGGCAGGCGATCGTGCTGCGCCGGGCCGGACTGGCGCGCGAGCGCGGTGGGCGGCGTACGGCGGAGCGGGAGGAGAGCGAACGGTGA